From Haloplanus sp. XH21:
TGAGTGGCTCGGCGAGAAACGGCCTGACGGTCGGTACGAGCAGTTCCCGCTCCGGCGCGAGCGGCTATCACTCATCGCGGACCTACACCCGGACGCGGACGGCTACGTCGTTGTCGACGACCTCGATTTGAGTGATGTCGACGGGTGGGAGCATTACCACGCCTGGGAGTTCATTCCCGCGGTCGAACGGGGAGACATCCATCCTGATCTCCCGTGGGTTCGTGACCTAATGACCGACGGTGGACTTCCGTCGTCTGCCGGAATCATGCCGGCGAACGCGTCGATGCTATCGTCGTTTCTCGACGACCACACCGATGCGCCCGGATTCGAACTCACGTACATCGATGATGGGGCCGAACGAACGCAGCTGTGCCACGACGTCTCCCTTCACGCGGTGACACTCGAACGGCCTTCGGCAGCGCCAGCGCTCCAGTGCACGCCGCTCGCCCCCGATAGTGACCAATTCACCGTTCCCGTCGACGCAATCGAGTTGCTCTCCGTGGTCGATCCCCCACCGAATCTCTACACGGCGAGCGCAGAGACGCCTGCCGAGGAGGCAACTGGGCTCCGCCGACTCGCGGATGTGAATCCAGAGGCGGTCTGTATCTCATCGATCCTCGCGCTTCTGGATCGCGAAGACGTTGATCTGTTCCGAGAGAAGGACGCAGTCCAGGCACTCCGTCGGGTGGCGGTGGTGCGCCCAGAGGACTGTACGCCGGCGATTCCAATCCTTCGGTCACTATTGGCACGTGACGAGCTACCCGCTCGGGCCGACGTGCTAGCCACTCTCCGCGCCATTGGTGATGCCGATCCGGGGGCGATCGCTCCACTCGCCGACGAACTCGTACCGCATCTGCAGTCGAACATTGTCTCCGTCAGGCGTGAAGCGACCAGATGTATCGCCACGATTGCTGAGGAAGACCCCGAGGATGCTGTGGACGCCGTACCGTCGCTTGCAACGATCATTGAGGACGACGTCGACGGACTCCAGTACGCGGTGTACGCACTCTCGCGGATCACGCGCGAGTATCCGGAGGAAGTCAAACCGGTCGCCGAGACACTTGGAGAAGTCACCCTCCGTGACTCGTTGTCCGACAGCGTTCGGTTGAACGCGACCGCTGGGCTTGGACGGATCGTGGGCGAGTACCCGAGCATCGCCGTCGATATCGTCGACGACGTCGCGACCCTGTTCGACGCCGATAACCCCAAGCTCCGGAACAACGCAATCGGACTAATCGGCGACGTGGCGATTGTTCACACCGACGTGGTCGAGCCGTACACCGAGGAGATCACCGCATTACTGACGGTTGAGGACACCTACACGCGAATCAATGCGAGCGGTGCTCTCAGCCGCGTAGCCGAGGACTTCCCGGAGTCGGTCGAACACGTCACGCCGACGTTCGTGGAGCTGCTGTCGGACGAGAATCCGCTCGTCCGTGAGAACGCTTGCTGGGCGCTGGGGTACCTCTGTGCTCGAGACGCGACCTCGGCCCTGAAAGACCGAGTACGCGATGATGACAACGCCGATGTCCGCACGAGGGCATCGTGGGCGCTCGCCCGGATCAACGAATGAGACTTGTCTCAGCGTTTCGCTTGCTGACTCGGTTCGGAGAGTTCGCGAGTGCAGAATTATACGAGAGGGAGGACATCGTAATTCCATGACAATTGAACGTAACGCAGAGGGGTGTCTCCTCGGGCTGGCCTGTGGTGACGCACTAGGTCGACCGGTCGAATTCAAGAGCGCCGAGGAGATCGCATCCCAGCACGGCGAAGTAACGGAGATGCTCGGTCACGGCACGCACGGCCAGCCCCCGGGGACGATCACTGACGACGCGTAACTTCACCGTGAGAACGGCTCTCCATCGACGACGGGAATCGACGCCCCGTCGCGTGCGACGATCGTCGTTGACCATCGGGATCGACGACTCCGTTGGAGGACCGGGATGAGTGACGAAGGGACCGATCAAGAAGGTCAGATCCATGAGCCGGACCGCGCCGCCTCAGGCGTGCCGGTCACCGGCTGGGCGATCGGCGACCGCTTCTCGACGAACGAGATCTTCCAGCGACTCCTTGCAAGCGCCGACGAGGAGGTCGCCACCGGTACGACGGAACTGCTCTTCAGTGGGATCGCTGCGGGCTTCGCGATCGTGTTGACGTTCGTCGGCCACGCGGTGGGCAGTGCAGTCTTCCCGAACAACGGGTTCTTGGCCGCGATTCTTTATCCGCTCGGGTTCGTCTACATCATCGTCGGTCGCTATCAGCTCTATACCGAGAACACCCTTCCTCCAGTAGCGCTTGTGTTGACCAGATTGGCCAGCCTCCCGTTGCTGTTGCGCGTCTGGGGGATCGTGCTGTTCGCGAACGTCGTCGGGGCGGGCCTCGGAGCGTTCATTCTCGCCAATAGCCACGTCCTCTCGACGGCAGCGATGCACGCCGGCGCGGAGTTCACCAGGAGTGGGCTCGAACACGCGTGGTGGGACGTGTTCTTGAAAGCTCTGTTCGCGGGCTGGCTCGTCGCCGGGGTAGTGTGGCTCGGTACTGCTGCGCAGGACACGATCGCCCGCCTGTTGCTCATCTACAGTGTCTTCTACATGATCGCTGCAGCGGAACTCTATCACGTCGTCACGGCGGCGGCGGACGCGCTCTTTTTCGTGTTTCTCGACGTCCCCAGCCCTGGGTTGCTCGTTGTTTTCTACGATTTCTGGCTACCGGTGTTGCTTGGGAACACCGTCGGCGGCGTGTTCTTAGTCGCGCTCGTGAACTACGGTCAGACCGAACAACGGCGCTTCCCGGAGGTCCGCGAGCTCTCCGCGCGCGAGGTGCTCTTCAGCTGGAAGGGCGGCCGATCGCACACCACGCCCCGCCCGTACGTCGAGGAGAACGAGCCCGGAACCGACTGATCGACGACCCGTCGCTCCGCCCTCAACGAACTCGTCGTCTTGGAAACCCCGCAGAGCGAGATTTCCGGTGGGGCCTTGTGGTATTCCTGTAACTGTTTCGGTTTTTGGAGAAATAAGTTACTGAGACCTGTCTCTTCCTGTTTTAGCCGGTAGATTTTGGCTTCGACTTCGAATCAGAATCAACGGCCGATAGCGTGGTGTGTCTCTTCGAAAGCCCATAGACGACACTGGCGCGGACGGCCAACAGGAGCACGAGCGCAACGAGGACAAGTTGGCCGACACCGAGGATTTGCTCGGAGGACACCTGGAGCCCGATGGCGATGAACAACACCGTGTTGAGCAGGAAGACGATCCATAGCTTCCTTCGTCAGTGGCTGGCGAAGTTCAGGGGCGTCTCGAAGCACCACCACCAGAAATACCTCGGATTCCTCGGACTGAAACTCAACTCACCGGACGACTGGTTCGAGAAACTGCTATGTTGCAATGTATCGGGATGAGCGTCTAGCATAAATGTTTATGTGAGTTGCACACACACGTACGGACTGGGTATGACCGACGCAAACGTCGCCCTCCTCGTTCGACTCCAAGCACAGTCCGGCAAAGAATCCGATGTCGAGGAATTCCTCCGTTCGGCACTGCCGATAGCCGAGGAAGAACCGGACACCACCACGTGGTTCGCGCTCCGCATGGACGATTCGACGTTCGGCATCTTCGACACCTTTCCGGATGAATCCGGTCGGGAAGCGCATCTCTCGGGCGAAATCGCTGCTGCCTTGGAGGAAAACGCGGACGAGCTGTTCGCAGAACCGCCGGAGATAGAAGAAATCGACGTACTGGAGGCCAAACTCCCCTAACATCTGAAATTGGACAGACAGAAGCAGCAAAGACGAATCTCACATCTCGTTCACGAACGCCGGACGTTGCGATGGACCCTTTCGTGCTACCGCGCCGTTAGTGGCGACCCTCCTCGAACTCCTCGATGATTTTATCACAGAAGGCATCCAAGTCGTCGGGCTTGCGGCTGGTCACCAGTCCCTCGTCGACGACGACTTCCTCGTTAACCCACTCGCCGCCCGCGTTGCGGATGTCGGTCTGTAAACTGGGGAAGGAAGTCAGCGTCCGACCCTCGACCACGTCGGCCTCGACCAGCATCCACGGGCCGTGGCAGATGACTCCTGCGGGCTTTCCTGCCTCGATGAACTCCCTGACGAGATCCACTGCGTCGCCGTCTGCGCGGAGTTGGTCCGCTCCGACGGAGCCACCCGGAACGACGAGCGCATCGTAATCTTCGGGGGAGACCTCGGAGAAGGTTTTCTCCACCTCGAACGTGTCACCCGGGTCGAGGTCGTTGTTGACGGTTTGGACCTCGCCGGTTTCGGCACCGACGACATCGGTGCTCGCCCCGGCGTCCTCGACGGCTCCCTTCGGTTCGGTGAACTCGACTTCCTCGGTGCCTCTCTGTGCGAGGAAGACAGCGACGTTCGTATCGGTGAGTGATTCTGCCATGGTGTTTTGCCTCCGTCCCTAATGACTCCCGCGTTTCAGATAAAACGAGGGGCTGCCCTCGCAAAGACGTGGTCCACCTGTTCCCGAATTTCCCTCGTCGGTTCGAGTCGGATGCACCAAGAACAGTGGCTCGCGGCGCTCGAAACCATTGACGACCACCTCCCGGTCCCGAACAGTTTTCCACAGGATGAGGAAAATCAGGACCACAACTACGAGTTCATGTGTACCTTCGATGGCGAACACGAAAACCCCGGAGAGCGCTGGACGCAGGGCGAATCCATCGATCGCGCGCGCTCGGCACGACCGGCGAGGGCGCAGCGGTGTTTCTCGCGATTACGGGTGCGGTCGCGGCGAGCTTCGGGTTTGCACTGCCGGTTGCGACGCCCCCGAACGCCATTGCGTTCGGCACCGGCACAGTCGGCCGCGAACATATGCTCCGCGCTGGCTGGCGGCTTGACGTGGTGATGGTTATGCTTGTAACCGCTGCGATGCTCGTGACGTTCCGGGTTGCGTGGCCGCTCGTGTTCTGACCGTCAGAGCGCGGTCCAGCCACCATCCACCGGGATGTTCGCGCCAGGAATGTAGGACGCTTCTTCGGACGCGAGAAATGCCACGATGCCGCTGATCTTGTCGGGCTCAGCGACGCGACCCATTGGCGTCTGCCCGCGAACGAACTCGTAGAACTGCTCCTCATCGAGGTAGTCGCTGGTCATCGACGTCTCGACGAATCCAGGACAAACACTGTTGACGCGAATACCCTTGCCCGCCTAGTCCACGGCGAGCTCACGTGTGAAGTTCACGATGCCACCCTTCGCGGAATCGATTCAGCAGTCTCCTCTCGTGCACTGGCAGGGTCGCAACACGGCCGGATAACCTCGCTCGTCTCCGAGTGGGCACGTGATATAGCTCGTTTCACCCGGCGACCTGGGCGATCGCAGCTGCCTCGCGGTAGCACGCGATTGCCAGCAGCAGGGATACGTTTAGCAGCGAATACTCGCCACGGGGCCACAGGGAGTAGGGACTGTCAGAGTAGTATGACTTGTACGAGCGAGAGTGCTACCAAGGGAACGTGGAACGCGGCGTGGGCTACCATCGCCGCTTCGAGGCTCCGCTGCCAGTACAGCCACCCGAAGAGAACGCCTGCGATCGCGTTCAAGAGAATCGTCCGGGCGGCGAGTGCCGGGGTTAAGTCCACGGACCGAGCGAGCGCCGGGAGATGGCCGATCCCGAACAGTACTGCAGAAATAACGACTGCGACCCACATAACCTTCGATCCGGGACCGTCCGATTGGCGACCGGTGAGGAACCAGCCGATAAATGCGATCGCCGACATGAGTCCGTACCGGAGCAGCAGCTCCTCCGTGATGCCACCGTAGAGGAAGCGGACCGGGGCGTATGCGACGACGTTCTCCATAGTCGCGTCGGTCGCCCCGAGTGCGGACTGGGGCAAGTCCTGAGCGACGAACGGTGCTAGCGCGACATCGAGAAGCAGAATCAGTAGGCCCCCGATGACGCCGAGGCTGACAGCGAATCGAACCTCGGATCGGAGGCGTCGCCAGACATCGTCGCCCGTCTCTGCCCAGTCCAATAGGTACGACCGCAGCTCTACTCGCGGCGCGGTATACGTTCCGATCAGACATGCGACGGCGAGGAGGAGAAGTGAGTTGACTCCGGCAGACACAGCGAGGAGTGGAAGCGATAGTCCGGCCGGAATGGCTGTCGGCGGCGTCGTGAGATAGATGTATCCGCTGAGAACGAAGATTCCAGGTACGCCGGCTAATAACGTCACTCCGAACCGCTTTGGGAAGGTAGCGCGCTCGGTTCGAGACATACGACGGTGATTCTCAGTGCAACGAGAAAAGTGGTGTCGCTGTCGTCGCTTCCGCCGTTAGCATCGAGAATAGTTACCGCGACGGACCGTCGTATCGCCCCATTCCAGCGTGGAGATCGCCCTCGAGCTGTGTCCATCCCTGGCGGCCGTCCGCGTAGATTACGGGGGGAGTCGTCGCTTCGAACATGTTGAAGCTGTTCGAGAGCCAGAACCCCCACTCGTTCCAGGCTTCGAATCGGATTTCGTCGATGGTAACGATTGCGTCGGTTGGCGTGTCATACATAACTGCGGCGATGGTCGTGAACTCCCAGCACGTGTCCGAATCATCCCACACGTACTCACACTCGGTTGAAGAGACGTTTCCGAGCGGCGCGAGGAACGACGCGTTCCCGATCGGATACCGCGTTTCGATGTCGTGGTCGACTGACTGTTGCCACGCGATCGAGTACCGAGTTGGGTCGGGAGAGAGTTCTTTGTTAGTCATGTTCGTGGGAATCTCGTCGGGGCCGATCTGTTCCCGGTCGATCACCGAGCCGTTCGGTGCGTACGTCCAGAGGATGTAGCGGTCTTCCCCGACGAGGCGATCGACCTGAAGCCGAAGCATCGAACCGTGGGCTGTCTGGGCGATGGCCGCATCCCAGTCCGTCAGCTCCGTGCCGTTGTCGTCGTAAATCCATAGGTCCGATGCGGCGTCAGCGTCTACGTCCGCGCCGGCGGGAAACGGGAGATAGAACGTGGCGTTCTCGATAGTCGTATTTGTGCTGATCGACGTTGTATAGGAGTACGTCGACGTGTGGGAGTACGCGAAATCTGGTGGGAAGAAGAGAAAGCCAACGGCTGCGACCGGCACGAGAACGACGAGGAGAGCGGCCCCGATAATGAGAAGTTGCTTTGAGGAAATCATACAAAGAGTACGCCCATATCAAATATAATACCATTGTGTGTCTGGATAGCACTCGGCAGCAACTGAATGGTCGCTCTGGCACGACAGGGGCTTGATTGCGGACGTTTTCTTTATCGTGGCCAGATAGGACTCACCGTCGGTACCCGCGTTTTTCAAACGCGGTAATCACTCTCAGCTTCCAGTGGGAGACCGGCATCCTGTGGGGTCGGCGGGTCGCGATCGGCGAGGCGATCCCCACCGTAGACGACGATGAGAAGGATCGCGATCAGCACGAGTGGGACTGCCCCAGTGACTTCGGCGAGCAGGTTCAGCCAGGGGTCAGGAACCCCGTTCGGGATGAGTGCCTCTGGATCGGCGGGGTGGAAGATTCCCATCGCATTGACGCCGGCGTGGAATACCGCGACGGCGAGGACGCTCCCGCCAGTGCTGTTGTACATCCACGTCCAGAGGACCGAGCCCGCAAGGATGGAGACTATCCAGAGGAGTTGCTGGGAGAGCGGCCACCCGCCGTGGGTGGTCGTCGCGTTCAGGAACAGCGGGAGGTGCCAAGTGGCCCACGTGACGCCCACGATGGCACTTGAGGTCAGCGCGCTGTAAGAGTCCTGCAGGATAGGCAGCATGAAGCCACGCCAGCCGAGATCCTCTTGGCCCCCACCCCACACTGTTCCCCACGCCATTGCGAATAGATAGATGAATGGTGACTCGGACTCGGTCAGGTCGATCGGACCTCCGGCTACAACGAACAGCAGGACGCCAAGTGAGAGGATAATCACCGGAAGTCCGAACGCGAGCGCCCACCATTTCGCACCGATCCGCCATTTGAACATCTGGCTGACCCAGGTTCGGAGACTGCCACCGGAGGCCCAGATGACGACCGCCGCGCCGATCGGCGGACCGAACCCGCCGAAACCGATCAGGATCGAGTGCGTCCACGAGGCTTCCATACCCGAATACGCGAGCGCCCCTTGGATCGTCCAGGTGAACGCATACGCGATTGCAACGAAGCTCAGGAGGCGATGCTGATCGACCCACGTGCGGATACTGAACATACCTCCGACTGGGGCCCACATCGTAATTAACGGTACTCCCAGTTATCGGATTTTTCGGCACTACACTCTTTTCGACTCCTCCCGAACCCTATCGTATGCCGGATAACGTTCTCGTCGCCTTGGACGGCTCCCCGCTTGCTGGGCGTGCACTCAGGTACGCACTCGAGACCTTCCCGGACGCCACACTCACCACGATTTACGTCATCGACCCGGTCGACTCGGTGATCGACGTGGAGGCTGGTGGCTTGCCAGTCGCGGAGGACTGGTACGATACCGCCCAAGAACGCGCGAGCGAGATTCACACGACTGCGACGGAGCTCGCGGCGGAACACGATATTGTGCTCGATACTGTCACTGAAGTTGGGAAACCAGCGCGTGAGATTCTCGACTACGCTGCCGACAACGGCATCGACCAGATCGTTATGGGTAGCCACGGTCGGTCAGGCCTAGACCGGACGTTCCTCGGAAGTGTCGCCGAGACAGTCACTCGCCGAGCACAG
This genomic window contains:
- a CDS encoding HEAT repeat domain-containing protein, coding for MLVFAFDRDWTVDVNPHPRHDAVPLEWVRHLAHETPHAVYAIGNQTLAEEAAIPGVVDIVGRHPDDWDEWLGEKRPDGRYEQFPLRRERLSLIADLHPDADGYVVVDDLDLSDVDGWEHYHAWEFIPAVERGDIHPDLPWVRDLMTDGGLPSSAGIMPANASMLSSFLDDHTDAPGFELTYIDDGAERTQLCHDVSLHAVTLERPSAAPALQCTPLAPDSDQFTVPVDAIELLSVVDPPPNLYTASAETPAEEATGLRRLADVNPEAVCISSILALLDREDVDLFREKDAVQALRRVAVVRPEDCTPAIPILRSLLARDELPARADVLATLRAIGDADPGAIAPLADELVPHLQSNIVSVRREATRCIATIAEEDPEDAVDAVPSLATIIEDDVDGLQYAVYALSRITREYPEEVKPVAETLGEVTLRDSLSDSVRLNATAGLGRIVGEYPSIAVDIVDDVATLFDADNPKLRNNAIGLIGDVAIVHTDVVEPYTEEITALLTVEDTYTRINASGALSRVAEDFPESVEHVTPTFVELLSDENPLVRENACWALGYLCARDATSALKDRVRDDDNADVRTRASWALARINE
- a CDS encoding formate/nitrite transporter family protein, whose product is MSDEGTDQEGQIHEPDRAASGVPVTGWAIGDRFSTNEIFQRLLASADEEVATGTTELLFSGIAAGFAIVLTFVGHAVGSAVFPNNGFLAAILYPLGFVYIIVGRYQLYTENTLPPVALVLTRLASLPLLLRVWGIVLFANVVGAGLGAFILANSHVLSTAAMHAGAEFTRSGLEHAWWDVFLKALFAGWLVAGVVWLGTAAQDTIARLLLIYSVFYMIAAAELYHVVTAAADALFFVFLDVPSPGLLVVFYDFWLPVLLGNTVGGVFLVALVNYGQTEQRRFPEVRELSAREVLFSWKGGRSHTTPRPYVEENEPGTD
- a CDS encoding putative quinol monooxygenase, whose translation is MTDANVALLVRLQAQSGKESDVEEFLRSALPIAEEEPDTTTWFALRMDDSTFGIFDTFPDESGREAHLSGEIAAALEENADELFAEPPEIEEIDVLEAKLP
- a CDS encoding type 1 glutamine amidotransferase domain-containing protein; this translates as MAESLTDTNVAVFLAQRGTEEVEFTEPKGAVEDAGASTDVVGAETGEVQTVNNDLDPGDTFEVEKTFSEVSPEDYDALVVPGGSVGADQLRADGDAVDLVREFIEAGKPAGVICHGPWMLVEADVVEGRTLTSFPSLQTDIRNAGGEWVNEEVVVDEGLVTSRKPDDLDAFCDKIIEEFEEGRH
- a CDS encoding anion permease encodes the protein MFLAITGAVAASFGFALPVATPPNAIAFGTGTVGREHMLRAGWRLDVVMVMLVTAAMLVTFRVAWPLVF
- a CDS encoding SDR family NAD(P)-dependent oxidoreductase, which gives rise to MRVNSVCPGFVETSMTSDYLDEEQFYEFVRGQTPMGRVAEPDKISGIVAFLASEEASYIPGANIPVDGGWTAL
- a CDS encoding CPBP family intramembrane glutamic endopeptidase produces the protein MSRTERATFPKRFGVTLLAGVPGIFVLSGYIYLTTPPTAIPAGLSLPLLAVSAGVNSLLLLAVACLIGTYTAPRVELRSYLLDWAETGDDVWRRLRSEVRFAVSLGVIGGLLILLLDVALAPFVAQDLPQSALGATDATMENVVAYAPVRFLYGGITEELLLRYGLMSAIAFIGWFLTGRQSDGPGSKVMWVAVVISAVLFGIGHLPALARSVDLTPALAARTILLNAIAGVLFGWLYWQRSLEAAMVAHAAFHVPLVALSLVQVILL
- a CDS encoding CPBP family intramembrane glutamic endopeptidase encodes the protein MFSIRTWVDQHRLLSFVAIAYAFTWTIQGALAYSGMEASWTHSILIGFGGFGPPIGAAVVIWASGGSLRTWVSQMFKWRIGAKWWALAFGLPVIILSLGVLLFVVAGGPIDLTESESPFIYLFAMAWGTVWGGGQEDLGWRGFMLPILQDSYSALTSSAIVGVTWATWHLPLFLNATTTHGGWPLSQQLLWIVSILAGSVLWTWMYNSTGGSVLAVAVFHAGVNAMGIFHPADPEALIPNGVPDPWLNLLAEVTGAVPLVLIAILLIVVYGGDRLADRDPPTPQDAGLPLEAESDYRV
- a CDS encoding universal stress protein, with protein sequence MPDNVLVALDGSPLAGRALRYALETFPDATLTTIYVIDPVDSVIDVEAGGLPVAEDWYDTAQERASEIHTTATELAAEHDIVLDTVTEVGKPAREILDYAADNGIDQIVMGSHGRSGLDRTFLGSVAETVTRRAQIPVTILG